A region of Paenibacillus sp. 37 DNA encodes the following proteins:
- a CDS encoding ABC transporter ATP-binding protein: MIQCEGLVKIFKSSDVEVVALQGLNLTVNQGEMMAIIGNSGSGKSTLLNILGGLDRPTAGTAVVGDWDLLKMTDAQLVEYKRHTVGFIWQNNGRNLLPYLTALENVETPMILGGKRDRAYAKQLLEWVGLKDRMHNKLHQLSGGEQQRVAIAISLSNRPKILLADEPTGSVDSETCDTIMGIFRRMNKELGVTIVIVTHDLTLAGKVDRIVAIRDGLTSTEFVKRNPNLDDEHNLSEAGMPDIHEAFVIIDRAGRLQVPKEYLEALSIDNRATLEFDGERIVITPPR, encoded by the coding sequence GTGATCCAATGCGAAGGACTTGTCAAAATTTTTAAATCCAGCGATGTGGAAGTCGTTGCCCTTCAGGGTCTCAACCTGACTGTCAATCAAGGTGAAATGATGGCCATCATCGGTAACAGCGGTAGCGGTAAATCCACACTGCTGAATATTCTGGGCGGGCTTGATCGTCCTACGGCTGGTACGGCCGTTGTGGGAGACTGGGATTTGCTCAAGATGACAGATGCCCAATTGGTCGAATACAAACGTCATACGGTAGGTTTTATCTGGCAAAATAACGGTCGTAACTTGCTGCCTTATCTCACTGCACTGGAAAATGTGGAGACTCCCATGATTCTGGGAGGCAAGCGAGATCGTGCTTATGCAAAACAGTTGCTTGAATGGGTAGGCCTTAAGGATCGGATGCATAACAAATTGCATCAATTGTCAGGAGGAGAGCAACAACGGGTAGCGATTGCGATCTCCTTATCCAATCGTCCCAAAATTCTGCTTGCAGATGAACCTACCGGTTCGGTCGATTCCGAGACATGTGATACAATCATGGGCATTTTCCGAAGAATGAACAAGGAGCTCGGCGTTACGATTGTCATCGTTACCCATGACTTGACGCTTGCTGGCAAGGTAGACCGGATCGTTGCGATTCGGGACGGCTTGACCAGTACCGAGTTTGTGAAGCGCAACCCGAATCTGGATGATGAGCATAACTTGTCCGAGGCGGGTATGCCGGACATCCATGAAGCATTTGTCATCATAGACCGTGCAGGACGACTTCAGGTGCCAAAAGAGTATCTGGAGGCCTTATCCATTGATAACCGGG